The stretch of DNA CGCGCAACGCGCAGGCATCGGACCGGCGGACGGCGCGGCGACGCTCTCGGGCGAGGAGCTCGACGCCATGGAGGACGACGAGCTCGCGAGGCGGGCGCCCGAGGTGGCCGTCTACGCCCGTGTCTCGCCGCACCACAAGCTGCGCGTGGTGCGCGCGCTGAAGGCGAACGGCGAGATCGTGGCCATGACGGGCGACGGCGTGAACGACGCGCCGGCCCTGCACGCCGCCGACATCGGGGTGGCGATGGGCCGGACCGGCACCGAGGTCGCCAAGGAGGCCTCCGACATGGTGCTGGCCGACGACGACTTCGCCACGATCGTGGCGGCGATGGAGGAAGGGCGCGTCATCTTCGCGAACCTGCGGCGCGTCGTGTTCTTCCTGCTCACGACTAACCTCGGCGAGGTCCTGACGCTCACCGCCGCGCTCGTGGTCGGGCTGCCGCTGCCGCTGACGGCGGTGATGATCCTTTGGGTCAACCTGGTGACCGACGGCGTCTCGACCATCCCGCTGGGACTCGAGCCCAAGCACGGCGACGTGATGCGCCGCCCGCCGCGCTCGCCGGCGGAGGGCGTTCTCGATGGACGCACGCTGCGCCGCATCGTCCTGCTCGCGCCCGTCATCGCGGTCGGCACGCTCGGGCACTTCGCCTACTCGCTGCAGCACCTCCCCTACGAGCACGCCCGTACCGTCGCGTTCACCACGCTGGTGGCCTTCGAGTGGTTCCGGGCGCTCTCAACGCGATCGCAGGAGCACAACCTGTGGGAGATCGGCCTGTTCACCAACCGGTGGCTGCTGGCCGGCATCGGCGTGGCGGCGGCGCTGCAGGTGGCGGTCGTGCACGTGCCCGCCGCGCAGGAGGCGTTCAGGACCGTCGCGCTCTCGCCCGCCGAATGGCTGCGAGCGCTCGCGGTGGGCTCCTCGGTGATGGTGCTGGACGAGGCGCTCAAGGTCCTCGTGCCGAGTCTGAAGCCAGGCAGGGGCCGCAACGGCGCGGACGAGGCGGCATGAGCGCGGCAGCGCTCCCCGGCGGCGCCCGGCCGGCCGAACAGGCGCGGCGGCTCGTCGAGGCGCGGGACTGGTGGGCGCTGCGCCGCCTGCTCGAGACGCTGGACGTGCCCGAGGTCGCCGACGTGCTGCTCGAGGTGCCCGCGCCCGACCGCTTCCTGCTCTTCCGGCTGCTGCCGCACGACAGGGCGGTCGAGGTCTTCACCTACCTCGCCCCCGCCGACGAGAACGCGATCCTGGCCACACTCACCGAGGCCAGGGCCCGACGCCTGCTCGCCGACGTGGCGCCGGACGACCGCACCGAGCTCTTCGAGGAGCTCCCCGGGCGGGCGATGCAGAAGCTGCTCAACCTGCTGCCGCCGTCCGATGTGGCCGAGACGCGGCGGTTCCTCGGCTATCCCGAGGAGAGCGTGGGGCGGCTGGCCACGCCCGACTACGTCGCGGTACGGCCTGAATGGCCGGTGGCCCGGGCCCTCGCGCACGTCCGGGAGCGCGGGCAAGACAGCGAGACGATCGACGTGGTGTACGTGACCGACGCGGCCTGGCGCCTGCTCGGCGAGGTGTCGCTGCGTCACCTGATCCTCGCGGACCCCGCCCAGCCGGTCTCGACCGTGATGAGCGAGCCCGCGGCGCTCCCCGCCTTCGACGACCGCGAGGAGGCGGTCCGGGTCATGGCGCGCTACGACCTCACCGTCGCCCCGGTCATCGACTCGACCGGCGTGCTCATCGGCATCGTGACCATCGACGACGTGCTCGACGTCGCCCAGGCCGAGGCCACCGAGGACATCCACAGGACCGCTTCGGTCTCCCCGCTGCGCGCGAGCTACCGGCACACCGGCGTCGGGGAGCTGTACCGCAAGCGCGTGGGCTGGCTGGCGATCCTGCTCGGGGTGAGCCTGGTCTCCTCGGGCATCATCGCCGCGTTCGAGGAGACGCTGGCGCGCGTCGTGGCGCTGGCGTTCTTCATCCCGCTGCTCATCGACACCGGCGGCAACACGGGCTCGCAGTCCGCGATGCTGATGGTGCGCGCGCTCGTCACCGACGACGTGGCCCTCGGCGACTGGTTCCGCACGATGCTGAAAGAGCTCGCGGTGGGCGCGTTGCTGGGAGGCACGCTGGCCGCCGGCTCCTACGCGCTGGGCGCATGGCGGGCCGAGCCCCTCGTGGGGCTGGTCGTGGGCGCCTCGATGATGTCGATAGTGCTGATCGCGAACATCGTCGGCATGCTGCTGCCGTTCGTCCTCGTGCGCCTGAGGCTCGACCCGACCGTGGCCTCCAGCCCGCTCATCACGACGATCGCGGACGCTGCGGGACTGCTGATCTACTTCTGGATCGCCTCGGCCGTGCTGCTGCCGGGCTGACCGGCGCCCGGGGCGCCCGCCCGGTCGCGGTGCCGCCGTCAGTCGCCGTGCGGGTCTGCGCGCTCGAGCGCCTCGGCCAGCGCCGTGCACACGACGCGCGCCTGCACGTCGCTGAGGCCCGCCCCGAACCTGATCGCGGTGCGCTCCGAGCGCACCTCCAGCCGCGGGTGCACCTTGCCCGGCGCCGACGACGTGTCGAGCACGACCACCTTCTCCGAGCCGCGGTGCAGCAGCTTCAGCGGGACGGTGATCCCCCCGCCGCTCCGCCTCACGACGATCCGCGTCGCATCGACCTCGACGCCCTCCGTGCCGCGCAGGTTGTACACGGCGAGCCACACGCCGGCGACGGCCGGTATGTGCGCCATGGCGAAGAGCAGGTTGACCGCGACACCCCCCGGACGTTCCCGGATCTCGAGCGGCACGCGGGTGTCGGCCATTCAGAACAGCCCCGCGTCCGGCTCTCCGAACGCGGCGCGCACGTCCTCGGGGTCCACACCCTCGGCGGCGAGCGTCTTGTGCCGCGAACCGGCCCCTCGCACGACGTGAACGGCCGTCCCGGGGACGCCGAGGGCGACTGCGACGACCTTGCAGACGGCGGCGTTGGCCTTGCCGGCCTCCGGCGGCGCCGTCACGCGGACGGCGAGCTCGGAGCCGCGCCAGCCGGTGACCTCGTCGCGGCCGGAGCGGGGGGTCACGTGCACCGGTATGCGCGCGCTCATCGGCGGCGGCCGGCCCCGGGGGACCGGGACGCGATCCTAGTCGATCTGCTCGATGTCGACGTCGTCCTCGCGCTCGCCGACCGCCTCGGGAGGCGCGGGGAACTCCGCGGGCTCGGTGTACACCGGCTCCTCCGCGGCCAGATCGGGCCCCTCGACCTCGCCGAACGTCATGCTCTGCACGAACCCCGAGGAGGGCGGCTCCGCCGCGGGGGCGGGCTCGACCACCGGTGCCGGCTCGGCGCTCACGGGCTCGAACGGGGCGGTCTCCGTGGGCACGGGCAGCGCCTCGCCCTGATACGGCCTCAGGGCCCCTTCGGCGGGAGCCGGCGCCTGGTCCTGTATGGCCGGCTCCGCTATCGGGTGGGACTCGGCGACCGAGGCGACCGCGACGTCGGAGACGGTGCCCTCTTCGGTCTCGCCCACCAGCACGCGCACGTCCTCGGGCAGCGCTATCTCCTCGGCGGCGCGGATGTGCTGCTCGAGCATCGCCTTGAACCTCGCGCGGAACTCCTCTTCCGCCTGCTTTATGCGGACGAGCTCGCCGGCGACGCGCTGCTTCTGGGTGAGTGCGTTGTGGATGACTTCCTTGGCCTTGACCTCAGAGTCACGGAGGATCGTCTCAGCCTCGGCTCGAGCCTTCTCGACGATCTCCTCGGCGGAGCGCTGCGCGGCGACCATGGTGTTGTGCAGCGTGCGCTCCATCTCCTGGTAGGAGCGGACCTTCTCCGAGGCTGCCTCGAGCTTCTCCGAGAGGTCGATGTTCTCCTTGAAGAGCCGCTCGACCTCGTCGGCCACGTCGTCCAGGAACTTGTCGACCTCCTCCTCGTTGTAGCCCCGCAGCGCATGGCGGAACTCCTTGTGGTGGATGTCGAGCGGCGTGAGCTTCATGGTCCTCGGTCCTTCCTGAGGCGTTTCCCTTACCTCGGCAGGGACGGCCGGAGCCGTCCACCACCTACAATCCCGCGGTCCGCAGGGCTCCGACGACGACGGTTCGGATCACTATCCGCAGCACCAGGTACGCGACCAGCGGCGAGAAGTCGATGCCCGCGCCGCCGACCGCCGCCGTGGGGATGAAGCGCCGGAAGACGCCGACGTAGGGCTCCACGACGGTACCCAGCGCACGGTAGACCTCGTACAGCGTCCCGCTCGGTCTGAACCAGGAGAGTATCACGTAGGCGAAGATGAGCCACCCGTAGAAGTCGATGAGCCCCGCGACGAGAACGCTTATGCGCACCTCAGCCTCCCAGTCCCTTGGACCGCTCCGTCGCCGCGGCGACCGCCGCGGCCACCGCGGCCCGGAACCGCCGGTCCTCCAGCGCCTCCAGAGCGGCCGCCGTCGTGCCGCCGGGACTCGCCACGGCGTCGGCGAGTTCCTCGGGGTGGCGCCCCGTCTCGGCCAGTAGGGCCGCGGTGCCTGCGGTCGTCTGCGTCGCGAGCTTCAGAGCCGTCTCGTAGGGCATCCCCTGGCTCACCCCCGCACGCGCGAGCGCCTCCACGAAGACCGCCACGTACGCCGGTCCGCTGCCCGAGACCGCCGTCGCGGCGTCCTGCTGCGACTCGGGGATCACGACGGCCTCGCCCACGGCTTCGAGCAGCGCGCGCACGCGCTCCACGTCCGCGTCGGGCGCGCGAGAGCCGCCGCTGACGACGCTCATGCCCGCTCCGACCATCGCCGGCGTGTTCGGCATCACGCGCACCACGTGGGCGGTGTCGGGCAGGACGGCCTCGATCGCGGCGGTGCTCACGCCGGCCGCGATCGAGACGACGATCGTACCGGCGGACAGGGCCGGGCCGATCTCCCTCGCCACCGCTTCCACGATCCGCGGCTTGACGGCGAGCACCACGACCTCGGTGTCGCCGGCCACGTCCGCGCCCCTCTCCGCGCAGCGGATCCCGTATCGCTCCGCGATCTCGTCGCGGCGCGTCGGGGACGGTTCCGCCACGGCGATGTCGGCAGGCTGAGCGCGCCCGGAGGCGAGCAGACCGGCCAGGAGGGCCTCTCCCATCCGCCCTCCGCCGACGATAGCGATCGAAGCCATCCAGGCGTCCCTCCCGGTCGCGTCAGTCGATGGAGAACAGTCCCTTGTCCTTGAGCCGGCGGCGGTCCTCGGCAGAGACGTCGACGTTCGCCGGCGTCAGCATGAAGACCTTCTCGGAGACCTTCTGCAGGCCGCCGTCGAGGCCGTACGTGAGCCCGGAGGCGAAGTCGAGCAGCCGCTTGGAGAGGTCGGCGGGGGTGCCGGACATGTTCATGATCACCGGCGTGCCCTGCTTGAACCTGTCGGCGATCGTCTGGGCCTCCCCGAACGAGCGGGGCTCGACGATATGCATCCTCACCTGAGCGGGGGATCTCCCCTCCCGCGGGACGCCCTCCTCGCGGTCGCGGCCGCCACCGGGAACGCCGCGAAGGTAGGAGACGCCTCTCGCCCGGTCCAGGTCGGGGCTGCGCTCGACCCGCCTCACGGAGCGTTCGCCCGGGTCGTAGGGGCTGCGGTAGACGGGGGCGTCCTCTTCGTCCTCGGCGTAGTACTCGTCGTCGTAGTCCTCGTACTCGTCCTCGAGGCCCAGCCGCACCTTCAGGCGATTCCACAGGCTCAACGCAGTCTCCTCGTCTCGATCGCCTTCCCGCGCCCCCTCACGGGTAGGGGCGGGCCGCAGGCTCGCCGGCCCCGCGTCAACGGCCGCCGAAGATCGCGCGCCCGACGCGCACCATGGTGGCGCCCTCCTCGACCGCGACCGTGAAGTCGTTCGTCATCCCCATCGACAGCTCGGTCAGCCGCACTCCATTCAACCGCATAGCGTTCAAAGAGGCAAAGAGCGACGCGCACTCGCGGAAGACCGGGCGCACCTCCTCGGCGCGCGGCTCGAAGGGGGCCATCGTCATCAGCCCGCGGACATCGACCGCCTCCATGCCCGCGGACGCGCGCAGCACCTCCTCGGCGTCCCGCGGCGCGATGCCGTGCTTGCTCTCCTCGCCGGACACGTTCACCTGCAGCAGCACCGGCTGGACGACGCCCGCTTCGGCGGCCCGGCGTTCGACCGCCTCCAACAGGCGCTCGGAGTCCACCGAGTGGATGAGGTGCGCCCGTCCCACGACGTCCTTCACCTTGTTCGTCTGGAGAGTGCCGACGAAGTGCCACCTGACGTCAGGGAACAGCCCGTACTTGCCGAGGAACTCCTGCACCCTGTTCTCGCCGAAGTCGCGGATGCCCGCGGCCCGGGCGTCACGGATCTCGGCGACGCCCACCGTCTTCGTGACGGCCACGACGGTGACCTCGGAGGGATCCCGGTCCGCGACGTCAGCGGCGTCGGATATCCGCCTGAGCACCGCCTCGTAGCGTGAGGCGACCGGGTTCAACCGTCTAGCCCTCTTCCGCAGGGTCGGCCATCGCCTCGAAGTCCCCGGTGATCAGGAACACCACGCGCTCGCCGATGTCGACGGCGTTGTCGGCTATGCGCTCCAGGAACCGGGAGGCCAGCACCATGGAGGACGCCCACTCGATGTCCTCCTCCTCCCGCAGCCGTGCGAGCTCCCGGAAGAACTGCTTGAAGAGGTGGTCGATCGGCTCGTCGAGCTCGCCGAGTTTGCGAGCCAGCTCGACGTCGTTCTTCTCGAGCGCCTCGAGCATCGCGTCGACGACGCGGACCACGAGGGTGCCTTGTGCCTGGATCAGGTCGTACAGCGTCTGCGGGCCGTGGCGGTCCGCGGTGCGCCGCGCCGCCTTGGCGATGTTGACGGCCAGGTCGCCCATCCGCTCCAAGTGCAAGGCGATGTAGGACAGCGAGTACAGGAGCCGCAGGTCGCGCGCGACCGGTGACTGGGTGGCGATAGTCTCGAGCGCGCGCTCCTCGATGTCCAGGCAGCGACGGTCGAGCTCGTCGTCGCCCGCTATCACCCTCTCGGCGAGGTCGAGGTCGGCCTCCACGAGCGCTTTGACGCTGTGGCGCGTCGCCTCGCACACCGAGCGCCCGATGCCCAGCACGTCGGCCTTCAGCTGCTTCAGTTCCTGGCGGAAGCTCTCGCGCATCTCGGCAGCTCCTCGATCCGGGGTCTTCGGTACGATTATAGCCCGCCGCGCAGCGCCGCGACGGCGGCATGCCTGCCGGTGACTCCGTCTGCACGATACGAGAAGAAGCGGTCCGTCTCCGAGGCGGTGGAGCCGGGGACGACGGCGGCCGCGGCGACGTCCACACCGGCCTCGGCGAGGGAGGCGAGCGCCGCCTCGCCCAGGTCGACGCGTCGCCCCCGGACCACCGAGGGCCCGAACCGTTCGCCGAAGGCGCCGGCGAGCCCCGACGAGACCTCGTAGTCCTCGACCCCGATGCGGGGTCCGACGTAGGCCCGCAGCTCCCCCGGCGCCGTCCCGGCCCGCTGCGCGAGCGCCCGGGCCGCGGCGCCGGGCAGGCCCGCGAGCGCCCCTCGCCATCCCGCGTGCGCGACCGCGACCGCGCGCACGGGCGAGAGCGCGACCAGCACGACGGGTACGCAGTCGGCGTAGTGCAGCATCAGCGGGACGCCGTGCTCGAGCGTCAGCAGGGCGTCGGCCCCCGGCACGGGCGGACGGCCGGCGGCGGCACGGGCGCCGGAGCCGGCGAGAGCCGGCGTCACCTCGACGACGAGTTCGCCGTGTACCTGCTCGGCGGTGGACAGCAGACCGGTCGCCCCTCCCAGCCCCAGCGCGATCAGGAGGAGGCGGCGGTTCTCGTCCACCTCCTCGGGGTCGTCCCCCGTGTGGGCAGCGAGGTTCAAAGAGTCATAAGGCGGCGTGCTCACGCCTCCGGTCCTCTCGGAGAACGCGACCAGCACGCCGGCCTCCCGCAGGGCCGGGTCGTGGAGGAAGGCGAGGCCGCCGGCGGTCTCTCGCACGAGCGACACCGGCTGCGCCCCGCGGACGCCTCGCACCGAGGGTTCCTCGGCGATGACGCTCACCCGCCTTCCGCTCACTCGCCGGCAGCACGTTCACAACCGCCTATCGCTGTGGTTGTATTGTACCGGCCGCCGACGGCGCGTCGGTGGACACGCACGCACCCGACGACGGGAGGGTCGTCATGGACGTGAACCGTGCGTTGACTGCTCCGTTCCAGGACAAGGACTGGGTCAAGAAGGCGTCTCTCGGAGGGCTGTGGGCGCTGCTGATCGTCACCGGACCGGCGCTGTACGGGTACTGGCTCGACTACATCACGGCGGTAGCCGGAGGCAGGGAATCACCCCTGCCGGAGTGGAACGGCTTCGGCCGCTACTGGGTCCGTGGCTTCCTGCTGAGCATCGCGATGGCCATCTACCTCTTGCCGGCGCTGATCCTGTTCGGGTTGGGGTTCATCCCACTCATCGTCGCCGCCGTGAG from Coriobacteriia bacterium encodes:
- a CDS encoding cell division protein SepF encodes the protein MSLWNRLKVRLGLEDEYEDYDDEYYAEDEEDAPVYRSPYDPGERSVRRVERSPDLDRARGVSYLRGVPGGGRDREEGVPREGRSPAQVRMHIVEPRSFGEAQTIADRFKQGTPVIMNMSGTPADLSKRLLDFASGLTYGLDGGLQKVSEKVFMLTPANVDVSAEDRRRLKDKGLFSID
- a CDS encoding DUF167 domain-containing protein, producing MSARIPVHVTPRSGRDEVTGWRGSELAVRVTAPPEAGKANAAVCKVVAVALGVPGTAVHVVRGAGSRHKTLAAEGVDPEDVRAAFGEPDAGLF
- a CDS encoding laccase domain-containing protein — translated: MSVIAEEPSVRGVRGAQPVSLVRETAGGLAFLHDPALREAGVLVAFSERTGGVSTPPYDSLNLAAHTGDDPEEVDENRRLLLIALGLGGATGLLSTAEQVHGELVVEVTPALAGSGARAAAGRPPVPGADALLTLEHGVPLMLHYADCVPVVLVALSPVRAVAVAHAGWRGALAGLPGAAARALAQRAGTAPGELRAYVGPRIGVEDYEVSSGLAGAFGERFGPSVVRGRRVDLGEAALASLAEAGVDVAAAAVVPGSTASETDRFFSYRADGVTGRHAAVAALRGGL
- the mgtE gene encoding magnesium transporter, whose product is MSAAALPGGARPAEQARRLVEARDWWALRRLLETLDVPEVADVLLEVPAPDRFLLFRLLPHDRAVEVFTYLAPADENAILATLTEARARRLLADVAPDDRTELFEELPGRAMQKLLNLLPPSDVAETRRFLGYPEESVGRLATPDYVAVRPEWPVARALAHVRERGQDSETIDVVYVTDAAWRLLGEVSLRHLILADPAQPVSTVMSEPAALPAFDDREEAVRVMARYDLTVAPVIDSTGVLIGIVTIDDVLDVAQAEATEDIHRTASVSPLRASYRHTGVGELYRKRVGWLAILLGVSLVSSGIIAAFEETLARVVALAFFIPLLIDTGGNTGSQSAMLMVRALVTDDVALGDWFRTMLKELAVGALLGGTLAAGSYALGAWRAEPLVGLVVGASMMSIVLIANIVGMLLPFVLVRLRLDPTVASSPLITTIADAAGLLIYFWIASAVLLPG
- a CDS encoding DivIVA domain-containing protein, producing the protein MKLTPLDIHHKEFRHALRGYNEEEVDKFLDDVADEVERLFKENIDLSEKLEAASEKVRSYQEMERTLHNTMVAAQRSAEEIVEKARAEAETILRDSEVKAKEVIHNALTQKQRVAGELVRIKQAEEEFRARFKAMLEQHIRAAEEIALPEDVRVLVGETEEGTVSDVAVASVAESHPIAEPAIQDQAPAPAEGALRPYQGEALPVPTETAPFEPVSAEPAPVVEPAPAAEPPSSGFVQSMTFGEVEGPDLAAEEPVYTEPAEFPAPPEAVGEREDDVDIEQID
- the proC gene encoding pyrroline-5-carboxylate reductase; protein product: MASIAIVGGGRMGEALLAGLLASGRAQPADIAVAEPSPTRRDEIAERYGIRCAERGADVAGDTEVVVLAVKPRIVEAVAREIGPALSAGTIVVSIAAGVSTAAIEAVLPDTAHVVRVMPNTPAMVGAGMSVVSGGSRAPDADVERVRALLEAVGEAVVIPESQQDAATAVSGSGPAYVAVFVEALARAGVSQGMPYETALKLATQTTAGTAALLAETGRHPEELADAVASPGGTTAAALEALEDRRFRAAVAAAVAAATERSKGLGG
- the phoU gene encoding phosphate signaling complex protein PhoU, which gives rise to MRESFRQELKQLKADVLGIGRSVCEATRHSVKALVEADLDLAERVIAGDDELDRRCLDIEERALETIATQSPVARDLRLLYSLSYIALHLERMGDLAVNIAKAARRTADRHGPQTLYDLIQAQGTLVVRVVDAMLEALEKNDVELARKLGELDEPIDHLFKQFFRELARLREEEDIEWASSMVLASRFLERIADNAVDIGERVVFLITGDFEAMADPAEEG
- a CDS encoding YggS family pyridoxal phosphate-dependent enzyme, which codes for MNPVASRYEAVLRRISDAADVADRDPSEVTVVAVTKTVGVAEIRDARAAGIRDFGENRVQEFLGKYGLFPDVRWHFVGTLQTNKVKDVVGRAHLIHSVDSERLLEAVERRAAEAGVVQPVLLQVNVSGEESKHGIAPRDAEEVLRASAGMEAVDVRGLMTMAPFEPRAEEVRPVFRECASLFASLNAMRLNGVRLTELSMGMTNDFTVAVEEGATMVRVGRAIFGGR
- a CDS encoding YggT family protein, with product MRISVLVAGLIDFYGWLIFAYVILSWFRPSGTLYEVYRALGTVVEPYVGVFRRFIPTAAVGGAGIDFSPLVAYLVLRIVIRTVVVGALRTAGL